TTGTAGTGCTTGGCCAAGTGCCGCACTTGGCGTTCGAACTCGCCACGGGAGACACAGCGCTCTTGGGGGTCATGAGAAAACCTGTGATACATCAATATGCGCGGATGCCTGGCACTGAGTTGGCGGCCGAGTTCATAGAGGCCGAATGGACCGGCAATACGGACGAGAGGGGAAAACGTCATCGACTGTCACTTGCCGTTGAGGATACGCCCATAAAGATCCATATGAGCGCTGACCATGACCTCCGTGGAGTAGCGCTCCACGGCCTCTTCCCTGGCAAGCGCACCCATGCGTAAGCGCTTCTCCCTATGCAGCAAAATCGCCTCCAAGCCCTGACTCAATGCCTCCACATCGCCCACAGGATACAGGAATCCTGTCTCACCGTGGCGTACTGCTTCGAGGTTACCGCCTGCATCGGTGCAGACGACAGGAAGCCCGGCACGCATATACTCGAGCAGGGTGTTCGAGAATCCTTCCGATTCGCTGCAAAGGGCCCCTACATGGAAGTGCTGCAGACATGCGGCCACATCTGACCGTCCACCGAGGAAGTGGACACGCTCACCGACGCCCGTAGCTCTCGCGCGATCCCTTAGTGGCTCGGGATCTCCGGACCCGACGATGGCCGCATGAACATCCAAACCCTGGCAAGAAAGCAGAGCAACAGCGTCCACGAGATCCTCAATACGCTTTATCGGGCGTATGTTGGCGACCAGGCCGACAATCATGGCTCCGGACTCCTGGAGCGACAGCAGCTCCGGCACGGGCGGGGATGAACCGCTAAGCACGGGCAACGCGTTGTAGATAACATGACAACGATCCGCCGAAACTCCCTCTGCTTCCCGCGTCCCCCGCGCCACGGCCTCGCTGTTGCAAACATAACCTGCCGCTACTCGGCTGGTTCTCCGCAGCACAGCGCGGTAAGCAGGCGTGTACCAATAGCCGAGGTCCCGGCGCGACACCAGTGTACGGATACCCGATAGGCGGAACATTGGGGGGGCCACGACCGACGCATCAATCATGAACGTCTGAGCGACCCGCACACCCCCTCGCGCTAGGTCACGCCCTACGCGCCAGAGTGCTACCCAGGTGGCTAGCTCTGCAGTCTTCCCGCAACCAAGTATCCTGACGGGGCAAGGAACATCACCTCGCTCCAAGTACGTGGACGACTGCAAGGAAACAAGTTCGCAAGAGATGCCGTTTTCCTGAAGCCCTTCGATCAGATGAAGCAGCTGCCCCTCTGTGCCTGCAAAAGGGTT
The DNA window shown above is from Aquisalimonas sp. 2447 and carries:
- a CDS encoding glycosyltransferase, translating into MIVGLVANIRPIKRIEDLVDAVALLSCQGLDVHAAIVGSGDPEPLRDRARATGVGERVHFLGGRSDVAACLQHFHVGALCSESEGFSNTLLEYMRAGLPVVCTDAGGNLEAVRHGETGFLYPVGDVEALSQGLEAILLHREKRLRMGALAREEAVERYSTEVMVSAHMDLYGRILNGK